From one Enterococcus sp. DIV2402 genomic stretch:
- the licT gene encoding BglG family transcription antiterminator LicT, whose protein sequence is MYINKILNNNVVVTADKSNELIVMGKGIAFNKKVGDMLDETKIDKIYRLANGEVSQKFQELLEDVPIEYLKISNELIDYAKKKLTSPLNESIYVSLTDHLYTAIERIKQGIHVRNILLWDIKRLYPNEYAIGKRVVEKILELYQIDLGEDEAGFIALHLVNAQTESGSEDVFELTEIIQEIIQLTKYYFKLSFDEESVYFYRFTTHLSFFARRIIYGKQHQGESDEELLLLVQKKYHNAYQCVLIIETFLTNNYSYSMSNDEKLYLTIHIARLVQKTE, encoded by the coding sequence ATGTATATTAATAAGATATTGAACAATAATGTCGTTGTGACCGCTGATAAATCAAATGAACTCATTGTGATGGGAAAAGGGATTGCTTTTAATAAAAAAGTCGGTGATATGCTAGATGAAACAAAAATTGATAAAATTTATCGTCTAGCTAATGGGGAAGTTTCACAGAAATTTCAAGAGCTATTAGAAGATGTACCAATAGAATACCTGAAAATTTCAAATGAATTAATTGATTATGCGAAAAAAAAATTAACTAGTCCATTAAATGAGAGTATTTATGTTTCGCTAACGGATCATCTTTACACGGCTATTGAACGGATTAAACAAGGAATACATGTCCGCAATATTTTATTATGGGATATTAAACGTTTGTATCCTAACGAATATGCGATCGGTAAACGCGTAGTCGAGAAAATTTTAGAATTATATCAAATTGATTTAGGAGAGGATGAAGCAGGTTTTATTGCCTTGCATTTAGTAAATGCACAAACGGAAAGTGGTAGTGAAGATGTATTTGAGTTAACAGAAATCATTCAGGAAATTATTCAATTAACAAAATACTATTTTAAATTAAGCTTTGACGAAGAATCTGTTTATTTTTATCGTTTTACTACACATCTTAGTTTTTTTGCTAGACGGATTATCTATGGCAAGCAACATCAAGGAGAAAGTGATGAAGAATTATTATTGTTGGTACAAAAAAAATATCACAATGCCTATCAATGTGTTTTAATCATTGAAACTTTTTTGACAAATAATTATTCATATTCTATGTCGAATGATGAAAAATTATATTTAACTATTCATATTGCACGTTTGGTCCAAAAAACAGAATAA
- a CDS encoding beta-glucoside-specific PTS transporter subunit IIABC: MGKYRELAERIVENVGGKENINSLTHCITRLRFKLKNEAIAQDEVLKNMDGVVTVMKSGGQYQVVIGNHVPDVFEEVMQVAGLGAGGSDEADAPTGNIFDRLIDIISGCFQPFLGALAAAGMVKGFNALLVFLGSQIDGFNYTATSGTYVMLNGIGDAIFLFMPVILGFTSAQKFKLNPMVGIVVGAALCYPSVQGGALQAAFVATAGEGVAAPYSIFGLPAYATFLGIPWVGATYTSSVIPVIFIIAFAAQVQKLAKKIIPSVVQTFVVPFMVLLIALPVGFLVIGPIISMLTDLLSSGFQAVMDFSPIVYGIVLGFFWQVLVIFGLHWSVVPLGIMQITQDGFSQVLTAMYGASFAQTAAVAAMFFKLKDKNLKSLCPPAIISGIFGVTEPAIYGITLPKRWPFIYSMIGGSVAGAYLMFNGVGSFTMGGLGIFGLMNYINGDDASFVLHAVISIGIASVIGFGLTYFFWKDNTVIEETIVVETPMARTETITAPVQGTVAPLNTAQDDAFAQGLLGKGVVIHPTKGEVVAPFDGTVMTLFPSKHAIGLVSDNGLEVLIHVGLDTVQLDGKYFEAFVKQGDKVKQGQKLVTFDIEKIIEAGYLVETPVLITNAGDYLDIIEAEKKDVVITDELLTTVI, from the coding sequence ATGGGGAAATATCGTGAATTAGCAGAGAGAATCGTAGAAAATGTTGGCGGAAAAGAAAATATCAATAGTCTGACACATTGTATTACACGTCTACGTTTTAAATTAAAAAATGAAGCAATTGCTCAAGATGAAGTATTAAAAAATATGGATGGCGTTGTAACGGTTATGAAAAGTGGTGGACAATATCAAGTTGTTATCGGTAATCACGTACCAGATGTTTTTGAAGAAGTTATGCAAGTAGCTGGTTTAGGTGCAGGTGGATCAGATGAAGCAGATGCACCAACAGGAAATATATTTGATCGATTAATTGATATTATCAGTGGTTGTTTCCAACCATTCTTAGGGGCATTAGCTGCTGCCGGTATGGTTAAAGGATTTAATGCATTGTTGGTGTTTTTGGGATCACAAATTGATGGCTTTAATTATACAGCAACAAGTGGCACATATGTCATGTTAAATGGTATTGGAGATGCAATTTTCCTATTTATGCCGGTGATTCTAGGATTTACTTCTGCACAAAAATTTAAGTTAAATCCGATGGTGGGGATTGTTGTTGGAGCTGCTCTATGTTATCCGTCAGTACAAGGAGGCGCTTTACAAGCAGCATTTGTTGCAACAGCTGGCGAAGGAGTAGCTGCACCATATAGTATTTTTGGTTTGCCTGCTTATGCCACTTTTTTAGGAATTCCATGGGTGGGTGCAACGTATACAAGTAGCGTTATTCCAGTCATCTTTATTATCGCTTTTGCTGCACAAGTTCAAAAACTAGCGAAGAAAATTATCCCCTCAGTGGTACAAACATTTGTTGTACCATTTATGGTATTATTAATCGCTTTACCTGTAGGATTCTTAGTAATTGGTCCAATTATCAGTATGTTAACTGATTTATTGAGTAGTGGTTTCCAAGCAGTGATGGACTTTTCACCAATTGTATATGGAATTGTTTTAGGTTTCTTCTGGCAAGTATTAGTTATCTTCGGTTTACACTGGAGTGTTGTACCATTAGGAATTATGCAAATTACTCAAGATGGTTTTAGTCAAGTGTTAACAGCAATGTACGGTGCCAGTTTTGCACAAACAGCAGCAGTTGCTGCAATGTTCTTTAAGTTGAAAGATAAAAATTTGAAATCACTCTGTCCACCAGCGATTATCTCAGGGATTTTTGGTGTAACAGAACCAGCAATTTATGGGATTACCTTACCTAAACGTTGGCCATTTATTTACTCAATGATAGGTGGCTCAGTAGCTGGAGCTTACCTAATGTTCAATGGTGTGGGTTCATTTACAATGGGTGGATTAGGAATTTTTGGTTTAATGAATTACATTAATGGAGATGATGCATCATTTGTTTTACATGCAGTGATTTCGATTGGTATTGCTTCAGTCATTGGTTTTGGTTTAACTTACTTTTTCTGGAAAGATAATACAGTAATTGAAGAAACGATTGTAGTAGAAACACCAATGGCACGCACAGAGACGATTACTGCACCTGTACAAGGAACTGTTGCTCCATTAAATACAGCACAAGATGATGCTTTCGCTCAAGGCTTATTAGGAAAAGGTGTTGTCATTCATCCAACGAAAGGTGAAGTTGTTGCACCATTCGATGGAACAGTAATGACTCTATTTCCATCAAAACATGCAATTGGACTAGTGTCAGATAATGGATTAGAAGTTTTAATTCATGTCGGGTTAGATACTGTTCAATTGGACGGAAAATATTTTGAAGCATTTGTTAAACAAGGTGATAAAGTAAAACAGGGACAAAAATTAGTAACATTTGATATTGAAAAAATTATTGAAGCAGGCTATTTAGTGGAAACACCTGTTTTAATTACGAATGCTGGTGATTATTTAGATATCATTGAGGCAGAGAAAAAAGATGTTGTCATCACGGATGAATTGTTGACAACAGTTATCTAA
- a CDS encoding ABC transporter ATP-binding protein has protein sequence MEKSQSEWAKSIPLKEQATIIRRLLTYAKPFRRTFIVAILFAFLLSVVNILLPRVLQTLIDNHLMKQTATMQVILYFAALYLFGTVMKAIIWFFQWFLYSMASLQTYQYIRVKLFEKLHTLGMRYFDRTPAGSIVSRVTNDTETLFEFWYVFLSVLTGIFAVISSFAAMFQINAKIALINLIFLPILGIVIWYYQQFSSRIYRQMREKLSQLNTKLNESISGMQIVQQFRQEQRLNREFEETNDEYLETRYAMIRTNSLLLAPIINLLYAIAVAMSLTIFGFDALHSPIEVGLIYAFTTYVQGFFNPMTQMMDFLSTFTDGVVAGSRILKIMDDDEYTPQQHPHANETITAGKIEFRKVTFSYDGEHNVLQNISFVAYPGETVALVGHTGSGKSSIINVLMRFYEFGEGQILIDDKDIRDFSLEELRQKMGLVLQDAFMFYGDIADNIRLLNKNITEEEIITAAKFVQADKFIEQLPGDYHAKVIERGASYSSGQRQLISFARTMVTQPKILVLDEATANIDTETEGYIQEGLANMRQGRTTIAIAHRLSTIRDADLILVLDKGKIVERGNHDELIQQNGLYSDMYKLQSMSL, from the coding sequence ATGGAAAAATCGCAATCGGAATGGGCGAAATCCATTCCATTAAAAGAACAAGCAACTATCATTCGTCGTTTATTAACTTACGCAAAACCATTTAGACGAACCTTTATTGTGGCGATTTTATTTGCTTTTTTACTTTCAGTCGTTAATATTTTATTACCAAGGGTCTTGCAAACCTTGATTGATAATCACTTGATGAAGCAAACGGCTACAATGCAAGTCATTTTATATTTTGCGGCTCTTTATTTATTTGGCACGGTAATGAAGGCGATTATTTGGTTTTTTCAATGGTTTTTATATTCAATGGCATCGCTTCAAACGTACCAATATATACGAGTAAAATTGTTTGAAAAACTGCATACATTAGGAATGCGTTATTTTGATCGTACACCAGCAGGTTCTATCGTTTCCCGTGTAACGAACGATACCGAAACATTGTTTGAATTTTGGTATGTCTTTTTATCTGTATTAACAGGTATTTTTGCTGTGATTTCTTCCTTTGCAGCAATGTTTCAAATTAATGCTAAAATTGCGTTGATTAATTTGATCTTTTTGCCAATCTTAGGAATTGTTATTTGGTATTATCAACAATTTAGTTCTCGTATTTATCGTCAAATGCGTGAAAAACTTAGCCAATTAAATACTAAACTTAACGAATCCATTTCTGGCATGCAAATTGTGCAACAATTTCGCCAAGAGCAACGATTGAATCGTGAATTTGAAGAAACAAATGATGAATATTTGGAAACGCGTTATGCGATGATTCGTACAAATTCGTTGTTATTAGCGCCGATTATTAACTTATTGTATGCTATTGCAGTAGCGATGTCGTTAACTATTTTTGGTTTTGATGCGTTACATTCGCCGATTGAAGTTGGATTAATTTATGCCTTTACTACCTATGTCCAAGGATTTTTTAATCCCATGACGCAGATGATGGATTTTTTAAGTACGTTTACAGATGGTGTGGTGGCAGGAAGTCGTATTTTAAAAATTATGGATGATGACGAATATACACCACAACAACATCCACATGCAAATGAGACTATTACTGCTGGAAAAATTGAGTTTCGTAAGGTGACGTTTTCTTATGATGGCGAGCATAATGTCTTACAAAATATTTCCTTTGTAGCGTATCCCGGAGAAACCGTAGCACTTGTGGGACATACAGGGAGTGGGAAAAGTTCCATTATTAATGTATTGATGCGTTTTTATGAGTTTGGTGAAGGACAAATTTTAATTGATGATAAGGATATTCGTGACTTTTCATTAGAAGAGTTACGCCAAAAAATGGGGCTCGTTTTACAAGACGCCTTTATGTTTTATGGTGATATTGCTGATAATATTCGTTTATTAAATAAAAATATTACCGAGGAAGAGATTATTACTGCAGCAAAATTTGTGCAAGCGGATAAATTTATTGAACAATTGCCAGGCGATTATCATGCCAAAGTGATTGAACGCGGAGCAAGCTATTCAAGCGGTCAGCGTCAATTGATTTCCTTTGCCCGTACAATGGTTACTCAACCTAAAATTCTAGTGCTAGATGAAGCAACAGCCAATATTGATACTGAAACAGAAGGTTATATTCAAGAAGGTTTGGCAAATATGCGGCAAGGTCGAACAACAATTGCGATTGCGCATCGATTGTCTACAATTCGCGATGCAGATTTAATCTTAGTTTTGGATAAAGGAAAAATTGTTGAACGAGGCAATCATGATGAATTAATCCAACAAAACGGGTTATATTCAGATATGTACAAATTACAAAGTATGAGCCTATAA